Proteins from a genomic interval of Crassostrea angulata isolate pt1a10 chromosome 7, ASM2561291v2, whole genome shotgun sequence:
- the LOC128156961 gene encoding A-kinase anchor protein 7-like, which produces MAQGTRNPNYFLAIQITNEEIKQNVRAIQKTVQARDRSLSSMMESVETLHLTLGLYYFKDARSVSRCKAALDRFHGQLRSENFAPPRLTVLKLGHFYNKVLFAALEDNEGLEDLKILTDDVRGSLSRDGIRTTDNRFSPHVTICKIPRNSSKTIDPSCYDGMQSTYFGRQTIESIQLCSMQKPKTESGYYHIDHEIRFY; this is translated from the exons ATGGCACAGGGAACAAGAAACCCGAATTATTTTCTTGCTATTCAAATAACAAACGAAGAG ATCAAACAAAATGTCAGGGCGATTCAGAAGACAGTGCAAGCGAGGGATAGAAGTCTATCCTCCATGATGGAATCAGTAGAGACACTTCATCTGACGCTGGGTCTCTACTATTTCAAAGATGCACGGAGTGTTTCAcg GTGTAAGGCTGCCCTGGACAGATTCCACGGACAGTTGAGGTCAGAAAACTTTGCTCCCCCACGTCTTACTGTTTTAAAGTTGGgccatttttataataaagtcTTGTTCGCGGCACTGGAAGACAACGAGGGGCTAGAAGACTTAAAAA TTCTTACGGATGACGTAAGAGGGTCGCTCTCTAGGGACGGCATTCGGACCACAGATAACAGGTTTTCACCACATGTCACCATCTGCAAGATTCCCAGAAACA GCTCGAAGACAATTGATCCCTCATGCTATGATGGGATGCAATCCACATACTTTGGAAGACAAACGATAGAAAGTATTCAGCTGTGTTCAATGCAGAAACCCAAAACTGAATCGGGGTACTATCATATTGATCACGAAATCAGATTCTATTAG
- the LOC128156963 gene encoding A-kinase anchor protein 7-like: MAQGPRKLNYFLAIQITDKEIKQNIRTIQETIQARDGSLSSRMESIETLHLTLGLYYFDDARSVSKCKAALDRFQTRLRSENFVPPRLTVSKLGHSNDKVLFAALDDSEGLEDLKILTDNVRGSLSRDGIRTTDDRFSPHVTICKIPKRNSQTIDPSCYDGMQSTYFGRQTIESIQLCSMQKPKTESGYYHIDHEIRFY, encoded by the exons ATGGCACAGGGACCACGtaaacttaattattttttagctATTCAAATAACAGATAAAGAG ATCAAACAGAATATCAGGACGATTCAGGAGACAATACAAGCAAGGGATGGAAGTCTTTCCTCCAGAATGGAATCAATAGAAACGCTTCACCTGACGCTTGGTCTTTACTATTTTGATGACGCGCGGAGTGTTTCAAA gTGTAAGGCTGCCCTGGACAGATTCCAAACACGGTTGAGGTCAGAAAACTTTGTTCCCCCACGTCTTACTGTTTCAAAGTTAGGACATTCTAATGATAAAGTCTTGTTTGCGGCACTGGACGACAGCGAGGGGCTAGAGGACCtcaaaa TTCTTACGGATAACGTAAGAGGGTCGCTCTCTAGGGACGGCATTCGGACCACAGATGACAGATTTTCACCACATGTCACCATTTGCAAGATTCCCAAACGCA ACTCGCAGACAATTGATCCCTCATGCTATGATGGGATGCAATCCACATACTTTGGACGACAAACGATAGAAAGTATTCAGCTGTGTTCAATGCAGAAACCTAAAACTGAATCGGGGTACTATCATATTGATCACGAAATCAGATTCTATTAG
- the LOC128155205 gene encoding uncharacterized protein LOC128155205 has product MNLSVNPSSNRPDEEVSRVGILNTSTESLQKKEFVSVLHSELLPSLVYVSLLLPLGVTGNILTCCVYNRKWERKRKVSTLFILTLAWVDLLNCLSTMPFEIALLVNITSFDYPILCKISRWLTYHLNCFSTMILLGIALDRLFGIRYTFKRSLFGITRCKIYLAFSFVIAVLTTWPALFLFGTYTNVHHGILSKTCLIDDDYILNQKSIKPFWHGIYLIVSTLVVDIVLIVIYSMIGCSIHQSRRNSFRFRRSGRFASSISFKRCSIDSCCCNTKNNFSCSSCRIKAQNALTDIDENLEDDVFVDSPRTPRVQNKLQSSSSFNSGSNRSSSYYSDQVVPAKISPTEKGQQSFRNSFSRKRTTRAPSTGSRLSQCSRRKLRFESLSNESMRFGPRSGTRKTLVMLCVVTAVYILTFLPYCVIVILRYTSPGLYLRLTRPQKNIYQLFIRSYMLSMSTNSIVYSFVNNNFRQECYLVIKSGLSAFNSRKTRYSVNS; this is encoded by the coding sequence atgaatcTGAGCGTGAATCCCTCGTCAAATAGGCCAGACGAAGAGGTTTCAAGGGTCGGCATCCTGAATACAAGTACTGAATCACTGCAGAAGAAAGAATTCGTCAGCGTACTTCACTCCGAGCTTTTGCCGTCCCTGGTTTATGTCTCTCTTCTTCTGCCCCTCGGAGTAACCGGAAATATCCTAACCTGCTGCGTCTACAACCGGAAATGGGAGAGGAAACGCAAAGTGTCTACTTTATTCATATTGACTCTTGCTTGGGTCGACCTGTTGAACTGTCTGTCTACGATGCCTTTCGAGATTGCGTTGTTGGTGAATATCACATCGTTTGACTACCCAATTCTCTGCAAAATCTCCCGTTGGCTGACATATCATCTGAATTGTTTTTCTACTATGATCCTGCTCGGCATTGCGTTGGACCGATTATTTGGCATCAGATACACGTTTAAAAGATCATTATTTGGAATCACGCGATGTAAAATTTACCTTGCTTTCTCTTTCGTTATTGCTGTTCTAACGACTTGGCcggctttgtttctttttggaACATATACCAATGTTCACCATGGTATCCTCTCAAAAACCTGTCTCATAGACGACGATTACATTTTAAACCAAAAATCCATTAAACCTTTCTGGCATGGAATCTACTTAATTGTGTCTACTCTTGTTGTAGACATTGTTTTGATAGTAATTTACTCAATGATTGGTTGTTCCATTCACCAGAGTCGTAGAAATTCCTTTAGATTTCGCCGTAGTGGAAGGTTTGCTTCCTCGATCTCATTTAAAAGGTGTTCAATAGACTCGTGTTGCTGCAATACTAAAAACAATTTCAGCTGTTCTAGCTGTAGAATCAAAGCACAGAACGCACTGACAGACATAGACGAAAATCTCGAAGATGACGTGTTTGTTGATAGTCCCAGAACCCCGAGAGTCCAAAACAAACTACAGTCAAGCAGTTCTTTTAATTCGGGAAGCAATCGTAGTAGTAGCTATTATAGTGACCAAGTAGTACCAGCGAAAATATCACCAACTGAGAAAGGGCAACAATCATTTAGAAACTCGTTCTCGCGAAAAAGAACGACCAGAGCGCCATCTACCGGTTCAAGATTAAGTCAGTGTTCCAGAAGAAAGTTGAGGTTTGAGTCCTTATCCAATGAGAGTATGAGGTTTGGGCCTCGTTCTGGTACAaggaagaccctggtgatgctATGTGTTGTGACCGCTGTGTACATACTGACGTTTCTGCCTTATTGCGTCATCGTTATTCTTAGGTACACGTCCCCCGGGTTGTATCTAAGACTCACTAGACCACAGAAGAACATTTATCAGCTGTTTATTAGATCGTACATGCTCAGTATGTCCACGAACTCAATCGTCTATAGTTTTGTGAATAATAATTTCAGACAGGAGTGCTATCTAGTGATTAAATCAGGACTATCTGCATTCAATTCTCGGAAGACTCGTTATTCTGTTAATTCTTGA
- the LOC128155206 gene encoding A-kinase anchor protein 7-like produces the protein MDSLKKSCQILNPFLNVFAPVMLTSLKQNCKVSSQHQNPRRFCFVEMNIEKKNFYLRYCARRPKILSTNLTDQVTRYASSQFPKGLHDDKSKKITNMQKGKNKKRGKPTKKTSQEDSGKKMARRKRESPNYFLAIQITEDEIKRNVREIQEIILAKEENLSTAMIGIDTLHLTLGVYSLEDGFSIIQIKRALDKFHSQLKAADFVPPCLKVSTLGHFNHKVLYASLEENQGLEELNTLVNGVRTSLENDGVFTADDRYTPHVTISKMSKDLYRLRKLGVSRIDPSHYQEKRTAYFGQQVVKSIQLCAMNVPKTESGYYYVEHEIMFS, from the exons ATGGATTCTTTGAAGAAGTCATGCCAAATTCTTAACCCTTTCCTTAATGTGTTTGCGCCTGTCATGTTGACATCACTCAAACAAAATTGCAAAGTCTCATCTCAACATCAGAACCCACGCAGATTTTGTTTTGTCGAAATGaacatagaaaagaaaaatttttaTCTGCGATATTGTGCTAGGAGACCGAAAATATTAAGCACAAACCTAACAGATCAAGTAACAAGATATGCATCCTCGCAATTCCCAAAAGGTCTTCATGACgataaatcaaagaaaattacaaatatgcAAAAAG gaaaaaataagaaaagagGGAAACCAACTAAAAAGACAAGCCAAGAAGATAGTGGAAAGAAGATGGCCCGGAGAAAGCGGGAATCACCAAATTACTTCCTAGCTATTCAGATCACCGAGGATGAG ATCAAACGAAATGTGAGGGAGATTCAGGAGATCATATTAGCGAAGGAAGAGAACCTATCCACGGCGATGATCGGGATAGACACCCTTCATCTTACACTGGGTGTCTACTCTCTGGAGGATGGATTTAGTATTATACA GATTAAGAGAGCCTTGGACAAGTTTCACAGCCAGTTGAAGGCGGCGGATTTCGTTCCTCCATGTCTCAAAGTGTCTACATTAGGGCATTTTAACCATAAAGTTCTGTATGCGTCACTGGAAGAGAACCAGGGTCTTGAAGAACTCAACACGCTTGTCA ATGGCGTTAGAACATCGCTGGAGAACGACGGCGTATTTACTGCAGACGATAGGTATACGCCCCATGTGACCATCAGCAAAATGTCCAAAGACCTGTATAGGCTTCGAAAATTAG GTGTGAGCAGAATCGATCCCTCCCATTATCAAGAAAAGCGAACCGCTTACTTCGGACAACAAGTTGTGAAAAGTATCCAACTCTGTGCAATGAACGTACCCAAAACCGAGTCTGGGTATTATTACGTGGAGCATGAGATCATGTTCTCCTAG